The Bacillota bacterium region ATCACCCGCGGCACGGTCAGCGACGTGGACGTGGTGCTCTTGGTGGTCGATGGCACCCAGAATCCCGGTCCCGGCGAGAGGGCGCTGGTGGCCAGTTTCCCCCGCAAGCCTGTGGCGGCGGTGCTGGCCGTCAATAAGGTCGACCTCCTCACCGGACCAAAGGTGGCGGCTGCCCTGGAGGCATACCGGGAACTGTATGCCTTCCGGCATGCGGTGGCCATTTCTGCCCTCCTGGGCACCAACCTGGATCTCTTGCGGGATGCGATTTACGACTGCCTGCCTCCGGGGCCCCGCTATTATCCCGAGGACCTGGTTACCGATCAGCCCGACCACTTTTACGTGGCTGAGGTCATCCGGGAGAAGGTGCTGGACCTGGTCCGAGACGAGGTACCCTATGCGGTGGCCGTGGTGGTGGAAGAAATTACGCCCCGGCGCGACGACCTGCTTTACATCAGGGCCTACCTCTATTGCGAACGGGCTGGCCAGCGGGGCATCCTGGTGGGACACAACGCGCGGGTCCTGAAGACGGCGGGGACCAGGGCGCGGCAGGAACTGGAGGCGTACTTCGGGAAGAAGATATACCTCGACCTGTGGGTGAAGGTCAGGCGCGACTGGCGGGACGACCCCAGCACGCTGCAGCAACTGGGATACAGGTTGAAGTAGGTCATGGCCCTTTATCACGTGGAAGCCATAATCCTGCGCAGCCGCGACGTGGGCGAGGCTGACCGCCTGGTCACCGCGTATTCCCTGGAAGAGGGAAAGCTGGCTGCCATCGCCAGGGGCGCCCGTCGTCCGGGAAGCAGGCTGGCGGCGGCGGTGCAACCCTTTGCCTGCGCCCGTCTCCTTCTCTGGCGGGGGAAGCGCCTGGACGTGGTCACCCAGAGCCAGTTGCGGCAATCATTCCCCCGCCTCCGTTCCGACCTGGCCGGGGTGGCGGCGGCCAGCCTGCTCACGGAACTGGTGGACTCCTTCGCCCAGGAGCGCGACCCCGCCCCGTCTCTATTTGCGCTCCTGCGGGGCAGCCTGGCTGCCCTGGACGAGGCGGTGGGGGAAGCGGGGCGGTCGGTGGAGGCAGTGGTGTACGCCTTCGTGCTGGGCCTTCTGGCCCTGGCCGGGTACGCCCCGCGGCTGAGCCGTTGCGTATACTGCGGTGAGGATCCCGGGACAGGGGGTTGCTCCTTCGACGCCGGCGCGGGAGGGGTGGTGTGCGCGCGCTGCCGCGCCGGTAACCGTACTTCCCACCTGTCGGAAGCCTCCCGCAGGGTGCTGCTGCACCTGGCAGGTGCTTCCCCCCAGATGGCGTCCCGCCTTGCTGTGAGCCCGGGGACCATGGACGAGGTGCGGGCAGCGGTGGTGTCCTGCCTGGAGGTACGGCTGGATGCCCGACCGCGGGCCTGGGAATTCTGGTACCAGCAGGTGGGAAGGCGGTGAATCCCCTTGCCCGCTGATCCGGTTGCGCCGGACGTGCGGCGGCTGGTGTTGCCCACCCCGTATGCCGTGGGCCCCGTCAACGCCTACCTTCTCCTGGGGTCGGAACCCACGCTCGTCGACGCCGGTCCCGCCACCCCGGAGGGGGTGGAGACCCTGCTTGCGGGGCTGGCAGCGGCAGGGATGGAGCCGGGGGACGTGCGCCGTGTGGTCGTCACCCACGCCCATCCCGACCACTACGGAGGGTTGGCCCTGCTCCAGGAGGCCGGCTGGGAGGTGGCCGCCCACCCCCGGGCCCTGCTGTGGATGTCGGGCGACCCGGTTTTGCTGGAAGCCCGGGTATCGTTCTACCTGGGGTTCCTGCACCGGGCCGGGGTACCAGACAGGGTCCTGCGAGTCATGGAGCGACAAGGCCTGGGGCTGCGGCAGTACCCCCGGGGGGTCAGCGTGCACCGTTTCCTCGAGGAGGGCGACTTGGTGCCGGCCGGAGATGACCTGCTGGTGGTGCACCACACGCCGGGGCACGCCTCTTCGGCGCTCTGCCTGGAGCGTCCGCGGGACGGCCTGCTTTTCTCGGGGGATACCCTCCTGGGCCACATATCTTCCAACGCCGTCGTGGAGCCGGTGGATTCCTGGTCGGGGGAACGCCGGCACAGTTTACCCGAGTACCTGAGGACCCTGGCGCACCTCCAGACCATGGCGGTTCGTCTCGTGTTGCCCGGTCACGGCGACCCCATCTGCGACCCGGGTGAGCTGGTCTCGCGGCGCCTGAAGTTCTACGAGTTGCGCCGGGATCGGGTATTGGACCTCTTGCGGGCGGGTCCGGCTAGCGTGTACGCCCTCTCTCTTTCCCTGTTTCCCGATCTCGCGGAGGACCAGCTCTTCCTGGCGCTGTCCGAAACCGTGGGTTACCTCGACCTGCTGGAAGAAGAAGGGCTGGTGGGGCATACCGCGCATGCTGGTGTGCATATGTATCACCGTATCCCCGGCGGGGCAGCGGTCTAGCCCGGCGTTCCGGGTGCTCATCAGAGGCAGGGGACGGGGATGCCGGTCACGCTCACGTTTCTCGACGGTGTGGGGTGCATAGGAGGCACCAAGGTACTCCTGGAGGCGGACTCGGGAAGCCTGCTCCTCGACTTTGGGGTCAACTTTGCTGCGGAACGGGCGTTCTTCGATGAGTTTCTCCGTCCCCGCGGTTCTGTGGGGATCGGTGACCTGCTGGAGCTGGGCCTCCTACCCCCGCTGCGGGGCATATACCGCCGCGACCTGGATCAGCCCGCCCGGCAGTGGTGGAGCCGGTTGGAGGGGCGACGAGGTTACCGCCAGGTGGAGGTGGCGGGTGTGCTCCTCAGCCACGCCCACCTCGACCACAGCGGGTACACATCCTTCCTGGAAGGCACCATCCCGGTCTTTACCGGCCTGGCGTCGGCGGTGATCGCCAAGGCGGTGCAGGACACCGTCCCCGGCACCATGGAGCGGGAAGTGGCCTATCTCACCCCGCGGGAAGAAAAGGAGGGCCTGCTGCGGGCGGTCGATTACCGCAAAGCTCCCGCCCGGCTGCGCCCCTTCGTGGTATTTTCCCCTGGGTTCACCGCTGCCCGCTCCCAGGCTGCTGCGGAGTTCTGGCTGCGACCAGCCGCCTCCCGCGAGCTGGAAGGGGATCCCCTACGGGTGGTGGAAGGCCGCGAGGCTCTAGTGGCGGGGATGCGCGTGCGCTGGTGGCCCGTGGATCACTCTGTGCCGGGTGCCGGTGCCTTCGCTGTCGAGACCCCGGCCGGATGGGTGGTGTACACCGGCGACCTGCGCCTGCACGGGTCGCGCGGTCACCTGACCCGGGCCTTCGCAGAGGAAGCTGCACGTCTGCAGCCCGCCCTGCTCCTCTGCGAGGGTACCCACCCCCGCACCGGGACCCCCGTGGGCGAAGAAGAGGTACGGCAGAGGGCGTGCGAGGCGATCCGTCGGGCGGAGGGGCTGGTGATCGCCGATTTCGGGCCCCGGCATGTGGAGCGCCTGCTCTCCTTCCTGGAGGCTGCCCGTGTTGCGGGGCGTCGGCTGGCGGTCACCGCCCGCGACGCGTACCTCCTGGAAGCGCTGCATGCAGCCGGAGAAGGCGATGCGCCCGACCCGTTTGGCGAGCCCTGCCTGGCGGTGTACTTCGAGGCCAAGGTGCAGCGGCCAGTATGGGAGCGCATCCTGATGGAGCGTTACCTGTCCTCGTGCCCGGACCGGGTGGTTTCCGCCCGCGAAGTCGCCGCCCGGCCGGGCGAGTACGTGTGCGCTTTCTCTTACTGGGACCTGAGCGAACTGGTGGACATTGCCCCGCGCGGGGGCACGTATATTTACTCATCCACGGAGGCGTTCAACGAGGAAATGCACACGGACCTGGACCGCCTCCGCAACTGGATCTCCCACTTTGGCCTGCGTCTGCTCGGTGATCCGGGCGACCGCGCCGGCCAGGGCCGCGATCCCGGCTGGCACGCCAGCGGGCATATCCACGGCGCCGGCCTGGTGGAACTGGTAGAGACCATCCGCCCCCGCGCCCTGGTGCCCATCCATACGGAGGACCCGGCCTTCTTCCGGGAGAACCTGGGCCACCTCGCCCGGGTGGTCATCCCCGAGCCCGGCTCGACCCTCACGCTGTAACGCAGGTGTCAGCGCAGGCCCAGGTATTCGGCGATGTTGGCCCGCTCCACCTGCACTGGGCGGATCCTTCCGGTCAGAGAGGTCATCAGGGACGTCACCCCCGGCCCGTGACCCGAAGTGTAAGAGTCACTGTGGACCACGACGCCGATAATGACTGCTCCCCGGCGGTAGCTGCGTCCGTAGTACGAGGAAGCGTCCCGGATGGCCACAATGTCGCCCAGGCGGAGCCGGTCCAGCCCCAGTTCGCGCAGTCCCTCTTTCTCCATGGAGGTGATGTCGTAGTCGCCCCGCTCGGCGGCCGCCGATCCCAGCCCGCTCCCCATGAACTCAGGGGGGACGATGCCCGCCACCGGCACCTCCAGGACGCCATTCTTCTCCTGGATACCCATCTTGTCCAGCAGGCGCGGGTCCAGGTTCATACACTTGACGTCGGGGTATCCCTCGATCTCCAGGCCCTGGCCCCACGCCCGCACCTGGATCTTATCGCCAATTACCAGCTTCTCCAGTACCTCGGGCGGGAAGTCGATGAGGACGTGCTCTATCCCCCCGTGCTTGCCCGTCACCACTCCTTTGGCCCCCTTGGCATCGCCCGAGACCACATAGGCATCGTTGCCCACGCAGCACAGGGTGTTGTAGCCGTGGTTGGGGTTGTCGTCCTTGTTCCTGGTGCTTACACCGGGCTCCACGTGGTCACCCGCCCAGCCGAAGGCGGGGTCGCCCACCCTTACGTTGTAGGTGATGCCACCCGTAGCCGGCAGCACCCGGGCCACCCCGTCGTATCCCACCCGGTGCGGAGGCTGTGCTCCTCCCGGGCTCGATACCTCGCCCAGCACCGATATCATAACCAGCCGCTCCCTGTTCGTCTTCAGCACACGAACACCCCTCTCTCGCAGGTACGTGTATCAGGCTTCGCCACCCTGCCCCCGCCGACCTGCCGGCGCCGACGTGCGGTTCGTCAGTTTTCGCGGGCCGGGCAGGGATGCAGGGGGAAACTGAAGTAAGAGGGAGTAGGCAAGCTTGCCGCGCGATGTGCACATGGAGGAGAGAAGCACATGGTTTCACGGGAGCAGGTTCTGGAAGCACTTGGCAGGGTGATGGATCCGGAGCTCGGTCGCAGCCTCACCGAGCTGGGTATGGTCAGGAGTGTTCAGGTCGAGGGAGGGAAAGTGCGGGTGGGGGTGGCTCTCACCGTGCCGGGGTGCCCCCTGCGCAACAAGATCCGGGACGATGTGGTGGCCGAGGTCGGGCGTCTCCCTGGGGTAGAGGGGGTGGAGGTAGACCTGTCGGCCATGACCGACGCCGAGCGCGACGCCCTGGGTGAGCGGCTGCGGCGGGAGATGGCCCGTCCCACTGGCATCATGAGCCCCGCCTCCCGCACCCGGGTAATCGCAGTGGGTAGCGGCAAGGGGGGTGTGGGCAAGTCCACTGTCACCGTCAACCTGGCGGCGGCGCTGGCGGCAGCCGGCCGCGAGGTGGGCCTGCTCGACGCCGACATCCACGGCTTCAGCATTCCCCACCTGCTGGGGATCAATGGTACCCCCCGCGCCGAGAACGGGAGGATCATCCCCCTGGAGCGCCACGGCATGAAGGTGATGTCCATCGGCTTCTTCCTGCCCGAGGACCAGCCCATCATCTGGCGGGGCCCCCTGCTCATCCGGGCACTGCAGCAGATGCTCCAGGACGTAGAGTGGGGCGACCCCGAGTTCCTCTTCATCGACCTCCCGCCCGGAACCGGCGACATCCCCCTGTCGGTGACCCAGATGCTGCCCCGGAGTGCGCTGGTGCTGGTGACCACCCCCCAGCCCGCCTCGGTCCAGGTGGCCACCCGGGCGGGGGCCTTCGCCCGCCGGGCCCATCAGGAGATCCTGGGTGTGGTGGAGAACATGTCCTGCTTCATCTGCCCGGGGTGCGGTCGCCGCAGCTACGTGTTTGGCCGGGGTGGGGGAGAGGAGCTGGCACGGCACCTGGGCGTGCCTTTCCTGGGGGAAATTCCCCTCACAGAGGAGGTCCGCGCCGGTTCGGACCTGGGCCGACCGGTGGCCATCTACCAGGCGGACAGCGAGGCCGGACGCGCATTTGCTGCCATCGCCCGCCGACTGACGGGCTGACCTGGCATTACGGCGCCTTCCTGGAAACGCGGTCTTGCTCTGCGGCGGCCCGGTCCTCTCGTTCCTCCGGATGACGGAGCAAATCGGTCAGATCTCGGGCGTTTTGCAGGGCAAACCCCTGGGCGTCGTTGTTGAAGTAAGCGAAGACGTCCCGGCCCCCCGCGCGCCACCGGGTGATTTTCTCCACCCAGGCCCTCAACTCTTCCGTAGAGTAGCAGGAACTGTAAAGCCTGTGGCTGCCGTGAAAGCGGACGTACACGAAATCGGCAGTGACCTCCTCGCAGGAGGGCCAGCGGGGTGCGTCCGCCACGCACAGGGCCAGATTGCGCTGTCTCAGGAACTCATAGAGTTCTGGGGTGAACCAGCTCTGGTGCCGGAACTCGAAGGCGTGCCGGGTGGCGCCCGCCACGCTCTCGAGGACGGTGCAGAAGGGCTCCAGCCTGCTCAGGTCCAGGCGGAAGCTGGGCGGGAACTGCCAGAGTACCGCTCCTAGCTTCTCCTTGAGTTCGCCCGCGTGGGCGAAGAACCGCCTGGTATCCTCCTCCACATCGGCCAGCCTCTTGAGGTGCGTGATAAGCCGGCTGCCCTTGATGGCGAAGGTGAAGTCCGGCGGCGTCTGTTCGTACCACCCGGCGAAGGTGCTGCGGCGGGGCAGGCGGTAAAAGGTGACGTTCAGTTCCACGGTCGGGAACGTCCGGGCGTAGTAGGACAGCCACTGGCGAGCGGGAAGCTCCTCGGGATAGAAACGCCCCCGCCAGTGCCCGTAGTTGTACCCGCTGGTGCCGATCAACAGCCCCGCTTGTCTGCCGGCCACGGCTGACTCAGTCATTCCCATCCCCACCTGCGCTGCTATCCCGGGTTTTGTTCGATGAAACGGGCTGTCATTCCTCGCCCCACCAGGTGCCGGGCGGCACCCGTGCTGTAACATCGGGTATGTTGGGGCCAGCGTGCTTGGCGGTCGGCTGCTAGGGTTTCTCTATTGTCGCCTGCTCGAACAGGGCGAGCACGCGTTTGGCGTCCGAGACTAGGAGGTCAGGGTAGGCGTGCCATCCCCTCTCGCTGATGAGGCGGGCGACCATGCTGGCGCCCACGTAGTAGCCGTAGCGGGAGGGCGTGCCATCGGGCAGAAAGGCTGATTGGCCGACGAACATGTCGGTCTCGGGCCACGGCCGGTCCCAGGCGGCCAGGGCCCGCTCCCACATCTCGCCCTGACGCTCCTGGGCCGCGGCCATCTGCTCCGGGCTCCAGAAGAGCAGTTCTCTGAGCAGTTCCGGGGTGATGGGAGCACCGGCGATGTAGGCCGGGCAGAGGGTGGCCAGTCCTTCGTTTACCAGCATCTC contains the following coding sequences:
- a CDS encoding Mrp/NBP35 family ATP-binding protein is translated as MVSREQVLEALGRVMDPELGRSLTELGMVRSVQVEGGKVRVGVALTVPGCPLRNKIRDDVVAEVGRLPGVEGVEVDLSAMTDAERDALGERLRREMARPTGIMSPASRTRVIAVGSGKGGVGKSTVTVNLAAALAAAGREVGLLDADIHGFSIPHLLGINGTPRAENGRIIPLERHGMKVMSIGFFLPEDQPIIWRGPLLIRALQQMLQDVEWGDPEFLFIDLPPGTGDIPLSVTQMLPRSALVLVTTPQPASVQVATRAGAFARRAHQEILGVVENMSCFICPGCGRRSYVFGRGGGEELARHLGVPFLGEIPLTEEVRAGSDLGRPVAIYQADSEAGRAFAAIARRLTG
- the era gene encoding GTPase Era; the protein is MSGEGDALAEEAFRSGFVGVVGRPNVGKSTLVNALVGRKVAIVSEKPQTTRNRILGVLNGSGYQMVFLDTPGMIEPRCELDQFMVKITRGTVSDVDVVLLVVDGTQNPGPGERALVASFPRKPVAAVLAVNKVDLLTGPKVAAALEAYRELYAFRHAVAISALLGTNLDLLRDAIYDCLPPGPRYYPEDLVTDQPDHFYVAEVIREKVLDLVRDEVPYAVAVVVEEITPRRDDLLYIRAYLYCERAGQRGILVGHNARVLKTAGTRARQELEAYFGKKIYLDLWVKVRRDWRDDPSTLQQLGYRLK
- a CDS encoding DUF72 domain-containing protein, with translation MTESAVAGRQAGLLIGTSGYNYGHWRGRFYPEELPARQWLSYYARTFPTVELNVTFYRLPRRSTFAGWYEQTPPDFTFAIKGSRLITHLKRLADVEEDTRRFFAHAGELKEKLGAVLWQFPPSFRLDLSRLEPFCTVLESVAGATRHAFEFRHQSWFTPELYEFLRQRNLALCVADAPRWPSCEEVTADFVYVRFHGSHRLYSSCYSTEELRAWVEKITRWRAGGRDVFAYFNNDAQGFALQNARDLTDLLRHPEEREDRAAAEQDRVSRKAP
- the recO gene encoding DNA repair protein RecO — encoded protein: MALYHVEAIILRSRDVGEADRLVTAYSLEEGKLAAIARGARRPGSRLAAAVQPFACARLLLWRGKRLDVVTQSQLRQSFPRLRSDLAGVAAASLLTELVDSFAQERDPAPSLFALLRGSLAALDEAVGEAGRSVEAVVYAFVLGLLALAGYAPRLSRCVYCGEDPGTGGCSFDAGAGGVVCARCRAGNRTSHLSEASRRVLLHLAGASPQMASRLAVSPGTMDEVRAAVVSCLEVRLDARPRAWEFWYQQVGRR
- a CDS encoding MBL fold metallo-hydrolase; its protein translation is MPADPVAPDVRRLVLPTPYAVGPVNAYLLLGSEPTLVDAGPATPEGVETLLAGLAAAGMEPGDVRRVVVTHAHPDHYGGLALLQEAGWEVAAHPRALLWMSGDPVLLEARVSFYLGFLHRAGVPDRVLRVMERQGLGLRQYPRGVSVHRFLEEGDLVPAGDDLLVVHHTPGHASSALCLERPRDGLLFSGDTLLGHISSNAVVEPVDSWSGERRHSLPEYLRTLAHLQTMAVRLVLPGHGDPICDPGELVSRRLKFYELRRDRVLDLLRAGPASVYALSLSLFPDLAEDQLFLALSETVGYLDLLEEEGLVGHTAHAGVHMYHRIPGGAAV
- a CDS encoding DUF4438 domain-containing protein, with amino-acid sequence MLKTNRERLVMISVLGEVSSPGGAQPPHRVGYDGVARVLPATGGITYNVRVGDPAFGWAGDHVEPGVSTRNKDDNPNHGYNTLCCVGNDAYVVSGDAKGAKGVVTGKHGGIEHVLIDFPPEVLEKLVIGDKIQVRAWGQGLEIEGYPDVKCMNLDPRLLDKMGIQEKNGVLEVPVAGIVPPEFMGSGLGSAAAERGDYDITSMEKEGLRELGLDRLRLGDIVAIRDASSYYGRSYRRGAVIIGVVVHSDSYTSGHGPGVTSLMTSLTGRIRPVQVERANIAEYLGLR
- a CDS encoding exonuclease, which produces MPVTLTFLDGVGCIGGTKVLLEADSGSLLLDFGVNFAAERAFFDEFLRPRGSVGIGDLLELGLLPPLRGIYRRDLDQPARQWWSRLEGRRGYRQVEVAGVLLSHAHLDHSGYTSFLEGTIPVFTGLASAVIAKAVQDTVPGTMEREVAYLTPREEKEGLLRAVDYRKAPARLRPFVVFSPGFTAARSQAAAEFWLRPAASRELEGDPLRVVEGREALVAGMRVRWWPVDHSVPGAGAFAVETPAGWVVYTGDLRLHGSRGHLTRAFAEEAARLQPALLLCEGTHPRTGTPVGEEEVRQRACEAIRRAEGLVIADFGPRHVERLLSFLEAARVAGRRLAVTARDAYLLEALHAAGEGDAPDPFGEPCLAVYFEAKVQRPVWERILMERYLSSCPDRVVSAREVAARPGEYVCAFSYWDLSELVDIAPRGGTYIYSSTEAFNEEMHTDLDRLRNWISHFGLRLLGDPGDRAGQGRDPGWHASGHIHGAGLVELVETIRPRALVPIHTEDPAFFRENLGHLARVVIPEPGSTLTL